From the genome of Denticeps clupeoides chromosome 17, fDenClu1.1, whole genome shotgun sequence:
AGAAGTGTTCCATGAAGAGACAACGCGAGAAAAAGCAGGGCGCGTGGGAGAAGCTGTCTGAAGAGAGAAGTGCTGCCACCTGGCGGATTTATACACAAATATTTAGGAAAATCTGTCTTTTAAATAAGCATAACCATGATGTCCAGCatgtgtataggtgtgtgtgatcaagaatgaatatttaaaaatgtatattattcgCGTTATTATAATTCATCCTCCATTTGtcaagtgtctgtgtgttctgatTCGTCGGGCGAGTGTGACGTCATCGCCCGCTATTTAAACGCCCCGCCCAGCGTCTGGCCTCGCGTTAAGTGGACCTGCGTGAGGGCCGACGTTCATGGCGACCGTGCGGGAGAAAGCTGTGGCCTTGAACCTCGACAGAAAGCTGTACAGCCCCATGCATCGCCCTCCAGGTATTCTGGCCGCGTAAATTCACAAGTAACGATATGGAGTCAGTATTGTGGTAGGAGGACATGATTGCAttgacctttatttttttgttcttaagaTTATAAAATATTGGGAAAAGCGGGCTATGCCCAGGTGACTTGGAACAGCGTCATTTCCCACCTGCAGGCCCGGGTTGAAGTGAAGAGGCGCCGCTCGCACCTCAAGTTCTATAACAGCTGTTTTGTAGGCTCGGATGCTGTAGATGTTGTTCTGGCTCATGTGGTCCACAGCAAGCTGTTTGGTGAGCGTGATGTGCCTCGGGCCACGGCGGTGCGTCTGTGCCAGGCCCTGATGGAGAGGAAGGTGTTCGAGGCGGTGGGCAGCAGTGTTTTTGGGAAAGACCGGAAGCACGGTGTCTTCCAAGATGCTGATTGTTGCCTGTACAGGTTTTTGAACATGGAAGCCATGTCACTGAACCCCTCACTAGAAAATGTGTTACTCTCTCCATTGATGCCAAGCTTCTCCAACACTCCTTGCTCATGGTGAGTTAAcatggtgggttttttttttttttttttttttgttccaaacGCCCGGTCCTCAACTTCTAATGTGCTTTGTCAACTGTTCAGGCAAGAAGGACCAACTCTTTCTCCTGACAAATCTGCGGAGATAATCACCAATAATATGAGCACATCACCACAAACTCTACAGGCTGCTTTACCCCAGACTTGTGAGTCTTCAGACATTCTAGGAAAGTTGATGTCAAACTTTGAAATAACCAgattaaaatttttttcttacttgcAGTGATCGATGAAGTCTGGCAGGAGCAGATACTTCTGCGGCTCCTACAAATGATGGAACTTCCTGTTTTGGATGGGTTGTTGCAtgcaggggactgtccctcacCCTCACAGTCCGATCCACATAGTAATGACCTGGTCTCGCAGTGTTCCAGCCGCTGCTTAGACCGGGGAATTATCAAGGCTTTTAGGAATTCTCAGTGCGTACTCTCGTGCTCCTTGAAATTCATTGCTTTGCAGAATAGGGCTGGTGCCTTTGGGGTGGTGCACTTCAGGAAGTGAAGGAGGAAGTGGCATTCAGTGACCTTCCATCTACTAAACTACTCTCTGCAGAACTTTGTGTTTGTCAATCCAACCAGTGGTCTCAACGAAGGTCCTATGGATGAGAGGACTGATTGCAGACCTTTTAAATTAAGGGCCATCCAAAAATTCTGGCATGAGTTTCTGGACTTTAAGACTCCTGATTTGGAGAAACAGATTTCAAGAGCTGTAGAATTAGGCCTTGCAGCTATTTAAATAACTTGTTTCTTCTACAGGAACGATGAGTGGCTCGCTGCAGCAATGGACTGCCTCGAGTACCTTCCTGACCACCTGGTGGTGGAAGTGAGCCGTGAGCTTCCCAGTTTCTCACAAGAAGCAGATGAACGCTTTGTCCACACCAGAGATGCTGACTTCAAGATGTTCAAGTTGCTACTTTTTGATGTCCTGGTCAGGCACTATGGACTCTCGTGCTGTACTCCCCTTCTACCAGACCATATGTCTGATATCTACACGGGCATCATTGAGTTCCTtggtaaggtgtgtgtgtgtgtgtgtgtgtgtgtgtgtgtactttactcattttaatttaatgattttGTGCTATATAGTGAATGGGAGATTTGGGTCCGCACTAGAGGCTCTACAACTTTGTCTTAAACTCCTTCATGCTGATTGCCGTGAGGAACTTCACAAATTACTGAAGTTTATGGCTGTTTCTGCTGACCCACTAGCCACAACACTCCAAAAAGAGGTGGATTATGGTGATTGGttatattttgttaatttaCAAGACTCCTATCTAATGGTTATGAATGTTTAATATAGGTTGAGAACAGAATGGCTGTGAAAAGAGCATTTTCCAGAGCAATTGTCAACTACAGGTGCTTATCAAAAGGAAAATCAGACCTCCTGGTTCTTTTCATGTTGGACAATAATCATGATATATTCAAGGTAATTCAATATTAAATTAGGGCTTAATATGCTTTTTCATCTAGCTGTTTACAGGGGAATAAATGTATGTTCATTTGACTATGCAGTACCAGTCAAAAGGACACCACCTCTGTGGTGGTTGTGGAAGCTAACATTTGGCTATATTGAAGAATCAAATGCAAAACCTATTTAGTATATACTGTACCAGAAGAAAATTAAATTCAGAGTCTCCTCTTCATAGCTCTTTGGTCACTATTCATCATTAAtaatcaaaagccgcttcatgagactCTTTATCATGAGtgaaatgctgctttttttttttttttttttttccctctcttgtctaaacttttgactggtagtatatTTATTCTCCAGATACCAGGCCCTCTATGCAAACTTGTTAGTGAAAAGCTGGCCAATATTATGCAAGGAAAGGACACCAAAACTGGTAATGTTAATTTTCATTATTACCAGTGTAAATctgatttaaatatatttaaaatctcTTCCTTCAAGGGCCTTCATTTTGCCTTCACGACACAGACACTGGCTCTACGGAAAGGGTTAAGTCATCCACAAATGCTGAGCTTTTGGCATTGCTCAGAAGTATTGATGAGAACCCAAAATattcaactaaagaaaaaaaacgtctgtTTGCTCAGTTCTACAAAGGCCATCCAGagatttttttgcattactTTGGGCCTCGAGCATCTACCATAATTTAGTCCAAAATAAACATTCACTGTAGATTGTATGCtgtgtaaattattttattttttgtatttgtaaaaattatttattaaacttTTCACTGTATCTGTGTGCATGactcttacatttttcactAAAGGAAATAATTAACGTGTTTCTATGGAACCAGAATAGTGCAactataaaaatatgtaattctCAATTTCCACTCATAAAAGAacctgaaagttgagtcgtggcaactggactttctttaatgtggagacgtttcattctgcatccacagaactttcaATCGGATTAACGCTTGCTTGCGCTGAAAACAATTTGAATGTAAAACCCATAGTACAAATCTTGCAAATACAAATTCAAACTTTTGCACTAATTTGTCTAGTGCTGGGAGGAAAATATTttctaagaacagcattcctgtctatagtAGACTTTAGTTggagttaaataaaatataatatactcCTAAAGATGGTCACACGAttgatcttgtactgacctttaAATTTAGAAGATTTCAAACTCGACCAGGTAACCAAATGACTAGAAATAACACCATGTCACTGCAAGCTACGTCAGACAATGTTGCTCCCCTCAAAATgcaagatagtaagagatacaAATTTAACACAATCTCTTGGTATAGTGATCTCACACACATTGTGGACATCAATAGAGATTCGTCTTCATatagtagagtttggtgtttcACAAGGTTCTGCCCTTGGCCTGTTACTATTTTCCtcatacatgttacctttaggtcacaTCATttgcaaacacggtattagtgTTCatagatacaactgtgtgttgtcagcgTAGCAaccagcaatgccagatgagaggcagcagctgaacatttacatttaaggcatttggcagacgcccttatccagagcgacttacaatgtgctttcaagttaccatcgatgaagagatcaattctggttcactaggaccccaactatgaatacaatctttttattcactctgttgtagattctgtacacaagttcgacaagaagaaggttacaagttcatctaaatattctctaaagaggaaggtcttgagctgccgtgtgaaaatactcagtgactgagctgttctgacctcgaggggaagttcattccaccaccgaggggccaagacagagaagagtctagatgagcgtcttccttttaccttcagagatggagggaccaggcgagcagtactggaggctcggagtatacgaggtgcagtgcgaggtgtaataagggctgagAGGTAGGATGGCTTTGGctttgtttggctttgtaggccagcatcagtattttgaacctgatgcgtgcagctactgggagccagtggagggaacgtagtagaggggtggtgtgggagaacttgggaaggttgaagatcagtcatgctgctgcattttgtatgagttgtagaggtcggatggaacATAGAGGTAGTCCAGCTAGACGGGAGTTACACCAAGGTTACAACAAAGTTCTAGTtcctagaactaggaaatttgaccacatcaccccagtcttacaatcactgcactggttacccatcaaatttaggattgactacaaaatcctacttttgacctataagcTCTAAATGGTATTGCTCCAccttacctgagtgaactttatGTTATTTATGACCTGCCACGCCTCCTGCGTTTGAAGGGAACCCAAAGTCCAGAATGTCACAGCTGGagcagatggttgccggttcgaatcccgagccactgaggtgccacttagcaaagcaccgtccccacacactgctccccaggcacctgtcatggctgcccactgctcactcagggtgatggttaaaagcaggggacacatttcgttgtgtgcaccatgtgctgtactgtgtatcTGTCTTTCCTTGTGTACAaaagggtcaactgtagggtctgttaaagcccattgagacatactgtatgtgattatgggctatttaagaaataattgtTGTTGCCGTTGTATATCCACCAATcagattaattaattttatagCTAATCACAAAGCCCTGAGTAAGGTAATCTCTGCACCGAATAAGATGAAGGCACTAGAGCACAACATAATGGCAAGTAGTAGAATGAGATTTGTTTCAATcagacacatttatttaaaaaactgcAAGTAGGGTATGCagatttactttttactttaaaccCTGCTGTCAGTCTGTTTTAATGACTCTCTTTTACCCTCAGATTGTTTCCAGGACTGAGGAGGTTGATGATTATCTCATTGGTGGCAACGTGTCAGCAGACGTTCAAGACAAGGGTACAGAATAGTCCTCAGTCAGTGGTGTTGGCAGGCCTCAGTTGACAAGACAGCCTACCTGGCCTATGCTAATGAGTACATGAAATCAGTCTAAAATCagtcacacagagagagaatgcTGGTTCAGAGTGGCCTTCTTTCTTGCATCCTTTGACAGCTCAGCTGGTCTCATTCATGTCTGGAGCCCAGGCAGAGGTCAAGAAGATCATTGGCAGTCTTTCAGGTTGGGAAACTTCTCAGCTTTTAACAGAGTGTCTGTTAAAATGTCAGGttgtacattaaatacattcttAGGAGGACCCCTTTGGAGGTTGTGACCTATGAAACAAATTCTTGAACTGGGTTTACCTCGTTCAAATAACCTCTGTTGTATTTTGACTTGTGACTGCATTGGCATAGCAGATGCTTGCTGATACTTTGTCTCCCAGCTTTTCTGCAGCAAGGGAATGAACCCTGAAGGTGTCCTTGGTTTCCTAGACTATTGTGAGGATGGAATCATGCTGTTTTTCAAGGATGGTTTGAAGACTGAGAGATGTGTAAGTCTGAGTCTTCCTGTTGTGTGGTCTTGTGTTGAGGGAAAGGCCCATAATGAAGATTCTGTGGATCAACTTTCCCTGGCATCTACTGATAGACCTACAGCCTCTGGGTTTACACACAGATGCAACTTCAAAGTCTCTTGTTCATCCCATTTGTCTTGAGGCAGAATACAGGGAAAAAGTCACTAACTAGTTGGCCACTAATCAGCATTTTTGCAAACATGTTTCTGTAAAGTAGaatttacaattttatgtgGAGTCATATTGTAAAATATCTTGCCATTGCTTATTTAATACTATATAATTCAGTAGTTATTTATCTTCTGCCTCACCATCACTGGCTGTAGCATCCATGGCAACGTTGGCAGGAATCTCATTCCAGCACCCCTCATCTCCCTGAACAAGATGCTCTTTTAAACTggcattatctttttttttttctttttcattctgtttttggTCCCCATCCCTGGAGGTAAAGATGCAATATGgtagatttttaaaaactgagTTTTTATAAGCGAATGCTCTGTGCAAAGCTTGACTTGGTTCCAGCAGGTGGCTGGAGGGTGACTCTCTGAAGATACCCTTACTTCCCTCCACAATGCTGCTTGTCAGCTCAggccctcctcatcctccttttTGTCATATTCCAGCTAAACACAGCACAAATAACTTCAAATCAGTGTGTGTAGTTGTCATACCAACACAAAAATATCTGCCAACAATGTGATAATGCAAGGTAATTACTGCTAAAAATAATGTGTCAAATCTAAATAGTGATAATTTTACACTAGAATGAATTGTTGGGATTTCATGAGAATTTTCCCAGAATTACATCTTACATTGTTGGCTGGCCACAGGTTTATAGTTGCTCCCTGCCATTTTCAGCTCCTGGGAGAGTCGTACGTGCTTAGACTCCTCAGTCTGCAGCTTGTAACAGATTATTACTTATTAGTTTCTTGTTTTGTGATTTATGCTGCTGCATCATCATTGGCTGTTTTACAACCAAGAGTTCAATCGCTTGTCTAAAGAGCCAACACAGAAATTACAGCCACTATCTTGTCATCACTCCCAAAAAGAACAGAAGGTCTGCGTACTAGtctggataaaaataaaaaactaaaattgtAGTACCTCAAATATTTGATGAGCTGAAGGACTTCTCTGCACGGTTTGAGGCAGAGATCAGAGACGACCCCTTCTCCCAAAAACCAGGTCCTCTCCTCGGAGACGTCAGGATCACCTTCCGAAGAGTAAACCCACAGCGGGTGCTATGGgactgtgctgaccagcttgcggacatcttcacagatatcttcaacactTCGCTGAGTTCAGCCGTGATACCTAGctgcctcaaaaccaccaagatcatcccagtgccaaagaagtcaactgcCTCCCGGTCCATAGCACTCACAACCATCATTATAAAGTGATTTGAGATGCTGGTACTGATGCACATGAAGACCCAACTTCTACAGAATCTCGAACCACTTCTGTTCACTTACCGCTCACCTatccctcagaagctggtgaggacatTGGACGAGgactgctgggaataagctcattatttatcagactcccttatccagagcgacttacaatcagtagttacagggacagttttccctggagcaacttaaggttaagtgtcttgctcagggtagtaagtgggatttgaacctaggtcttctggtccacccagttccaaccacatcatcaagttcgcagatgacacaactgtagtggggctcatcaccaaccaCGAcgagtctgcctacagagaggagataaaacatctggtggttggtgccagagcaacaacctgacactcaatgtcaccaagaccaaagagatggttgtcaacttcaggaagaaaccgactgtccgGTTTCATgacttgtgtgtcttgtttgaaatatccCACATATACTTGAAGCAGTCCACTGCACAATGCAGCCACTTACAAGCATCTAACACGATGTTATttacatacaaaaatacattttacggGTGTAAATTATACAAGTGTATATAGCACTATTCGCGTTCCCTCTAATTTAAAACACCGGGAGTCTCAGTAGTATTTTGCCGCATGGAGCCTGTGGCTGGAGCAGTACTGGGAGCGCCTTTAGCGGCGTCTGGGGGTTGTAGTTCTTTTTCGCCACAGCTCTGTCTTAATGCGGGTTTTAAAACTACAAACCGCTGCGCCCAACGTCACTTCCGTAAATTCAACCAAGCAGTAGCTCGCAATGCAGCGTTCGGGAAACTCATTTGCCACATGAACCATCTTGGATTTTGGATGAACAAAGTGAGAaggttttcagattttttttgctaaatgtcTAGTCTGATGTGTCTTTCCCCCCTTTGGTTAGCCTGGTTTGTAGCTGACTTTAGAATTATGGCGGAATGAACACATATCATGCTTAAGGTTCACTCTGGACAACAT
Proteins encoded in this window:
- the LOC114767036 gene encoding DEP domain-containing protein 7-like isoform X1, with amino-acid sequence MATVREKAVALNLDRKLYSPMHRPPDYKILGKAGYAQVTWNSVISHLQARVEVKRRRSHLKFYNSCFVGSDAVDVVLAHVVHSKLFGERDVPRATAVRLCQALMERKVFEAVGSSVFGKDRKHGVFQDADCCLYRFLNMEAMSLNPSLENVLLSPLMPSFSNTPCSWQEGPTLSPDKSAEIITNNMSTSPQTLQAALPQTLIDEVWQEQILLRLLQMMELPVLDGLLHAGDCPSPSQSDPHSNDLVSQCSSRCLDRGIIKAFRNSQNDEWLAAAMDCLEYLPDHLVVEVSRELPSFSQEADERFVHTRDADFKMFKLLLFDVLVRHYGLSCCTPLLPDHMSDIYTGIIEFLVNGRFGSALEALQLCLKLLHADCREELHKLLKFMAVSADPLATTLQKEVENRMAVKRAFSRAIVNYRCLSKGKSDLLVLFMLDNNHDIFKIPGPLCKLVSEKLANIMQGKDTKTGPSFCLHDTDTGSTERVKSSTNAELLALLRSIDENPKYSTKEKKRLFAQFYKGHPEIFLHYFGPRASTII
- the LOC114767036 gene encoding DEP domain-containing protein 7-like isoform X2, with protein sequence MATVREKAVALNLDRKLYSPMHRPPDYKILGKAGYAQVTWNSVISHLQARVEVKRRRSHLKFYNSCFVGSDAVDVVLAHVVHSKLFGERDVPRATAVRLCQALMERKVFEAVGSSVFGKDRKHGVFQDADCCLYRFLNMEAMSLNPSLENVLLSPLMPSFSNTPCSWQEGPTLSPDKSAEIITNNMSTSPQTLQAALPQTLIDEVWQEQILLRLLQMMELPVLDGLLHAGDCPSPSQSDPHSNDLVSQCSSRCLDRGIIKAFRNSQNDEWLAAAMDCLEYLPDHLVVEVSRELPSFSQEADERFVHTRDADFKMFKLLLFDVLVRHYGLSCCTPLLPDHMSDIYTGIIEFLVNGRFGSALEALQLCLKLLHADCREELHKLLKFMAVSADPLATTLQKEVENRMAVKRAFSRAIVNYRCLSKGKSDLLVLFMLDNNHDIFKGLHFAFTTQTLALRKGLSHPQMLSFWHCSEVLMRTQNIQLKKKNVCLLSSTKAIQRFFCITLGLEHLP